A window from Longimicrobiales bacterium encodes these proteins:
- a CDS encoding M14 metallopeptidase family protein has protein sequence MLQTRLRAAAVLPLLFALAQDAAAQTRVTSPEQQFGHPIGADYVLPDYTAFMSYWQRLAGESDRMVLDTIGTTEEGRPQLMAIITSPGNHRNLERYREISRRLALAEGLTDDEARRLAEEGRAVVWIDGGLHATEVLGAQQLMESVYQLISRDDPETLRILDDVIILAVHANPDGMELVSDWYMREADPEERSTGGLPRLYQKYVGHDNNRDFYASTQAETENMNRVMYTEWYPQIVYNHHQTGPAGTVMFAPPFRDPFNHNYDPLIPVSIDMVGAAMHDRFLREGKAGVTMRSGANYSTWWNGGLRTTPYFHNMIGLLTETIGSPTPLQIPFIPRRQIPHSDLPDPIEPQTWHFRHSVDYSVTANYAVLDIASRRRDTFLYNIYRMGANAIARGSEDTWTHYPRYVASAAVALRDTAEAEDAGTDDAPNMNARGTREDFESTLRDPALRDARGYIIPADQPDFLTAAKFVDALLETGVHVHRATSAFNVAGKQYPPGSFVVKTAQAFAPHAIDMFEPQDHPDDIPYPGGPPTPPYDNAGWTLAYQMGVQFDRVVEGFDGPFEKIEGLRAPRPTGGIAGSGNAGLLLTAQANDAFLAVNRLLAAGHTVYRLRQPHRAGRTTHPAGTFYIRQQGDARADAERIARETGLTFTATGARPSGEHTRLEPIRVALWDRYGGSMPSGWARWILERFDFPFDVVYPQTLDTGDLSQYDAILFVTGAIPPVRQGGGGRGGMGGDDDDVPAEFSHMTGSITAETTIPRLRQYLEAGGTIVTIGSSTNLAQHLGLPIHDALARSVDGREQSPPRSEYYVPGSLLDVRVDNTLPVAYGMPDRVDVMFDNSPVMRIEAGADNIRPIAWFDSPSPLRSGWAWGERALEGGIAMVQADVGDGRLFLFGPEVLFRAQPHGTFRFVFNGLYSSAGTDARIR, from the coding sequence ATGCTCCAGACACGCCTCCGTGCAGCGGCCGTACTGCCGCTCCTCTTCGCTCTCGCCCAGGACGCCGCGGCACAGACGCGCGTCACCTCGCCCGAACAGCAGTTCGGCCATCCCATAGGCGCCGACTACGTGCTGCCCGACTACACCGCCTTCATGAGCTACTGGCAGCGTCTCGCCGGTGAGTCGGACCGCATGGTGCTCGACACGATCGGTACCACGGAGGAGGGGCGGCCCCAGCTGATGGCCATCATCACTTCGCCCGGGAACCATCGCAATCTGGAGCGCTATCGCGAGATTTCCCGCCGCCTCGCCCTCGCCGAAGGCCTCACGGACGATGAGGCTCGACGCCTGGCCGAGGAGGGCAGGGCTGTCGTATGGATCGACGGCGGCCTGCACGCCACGGAGGTGCTCGGTGCTCAGCAGCTGATGGAATCCGTGTACCAGCTCATCAGCCGCGACGATCCGGAGACCCTGCGCATCCTCGACGATGTCATCATCCTCGCGGTGCACGCCAACCCCGATGGCATGGAGCTCGTCTCCGACTGGTACATGCGCGAGGCGGATCCCGAGGAGCGCAGCACCGGCGGACTGCCGCGCCTGTACCAGAAGTACGTCGGCCACGACAACAACCGCGACTTCTACGCCTCGACGCAGGCCGAGACGGAGAACATGAACCGCGTGATGTACACGGAGTGGTACCCGCAGATCGTCTACAACCACCACCAGACTGGACCGGCCGGGACCGTGATGTTCGCACCACCTTTCCGCGACCCGTTCAATCACAACTACGATCCGCTGATCCCCGTGAGCATCGACATGGTCGGTGCGGCGATGCACGACCGCTTCCTGCGCGAGGGCAAGGCGGGCGTGACGATGCGGTCCGGCGCGAACTACTCGACGTGGTGGAATGGCGGTCTGCGTACGACGCCGTATTTCCACAACATGATCGGCCTGCTGACCGAGACGATCGGCAGCCCCACACCGCTCCAGATCCCGTTCATCCCGCGTCGCCAGATTCCGCACAGCGATCTGCCTGACCCGATCGAGCCGCAGACGTGGCATTTCCGGCATTCGGTCGACTACTCGGTGACGGCGAACTACGCCGTACTGGACATCGCATCGCGGCGCCGTGACACGTTCCTGTACAACATTTACCGGATGGGAGCGAACGCGATCGCGCGCGGTAGCGAGGACACGTGGACGCACTATCCGCGCTACGTGGCGAGTGCCGCGGTAGCGCTGCGCGACACGGCCGAGGCCGAGGACGCCGGTACGGATGACGCGCCGAACATGAACGCGCGCGGCACGCGGGAGGATTTCGAGAGCACGCTGCGCGACCCCGCGCTGCGCGATGCCCGTGGCTATATCATCCCGGCCGATCAGCCGGATTTCCTGACGGCCGCCAAGTTCGTGGATGCACTCCTCGAGACCGGCGTTCACGTGCATCGGGCGACCAGCGCGTTCAATGTTGCGGGGAAGCAGTATCCCCCCGGCTCCTTCGTCGTGAAGACAGCCCAGGCGTTTGCGCCCCACGCCATCGACATGTTCGAGCCGCAGGACCACCCGGACGACATCCCGTATCCGGGCGGGCCGCCGACGCCGCCGTACGATAACGCGGGCTGGACGCTCGCCTACCAGATGGGCGTGCAGTTCGATCGTGTCGTCGAGGGTTTCGACGGACCGTTCGAGAAGATCGAAGGGTTGCGCGCGCCGCGGCCCACGGGCGGAATCGCGGGTTCCGGCAATGCGGGCCTGCTGCTCACGGCACAGGCGAATGATGCATTTCTCGCGGTGAACCGCCTGCTTGCCGCTGGCCACACGGTATACCGGCTCCGGCAGCCGCACCGTGCCGGTCGCACGACGCATCCAGCGGGGACGTTCTACATCCGGCAGCAGGGCGATGCGCGCGCCGATGCGGAGCGCATCGCGCGCGAGACGGGCCTCACGTTCACGGCTACGGGCGCGCGTCCGTCCGGCGAGCACACCCGCCTGGAGCCGATCCGCGTCGCGCTCTGGGACCGCTACGGCGGCTCCATGCCGTCCGGCTGGGCGCGCTGGATCCTCGAACGCTTCGACTTCCCGTTCGACGTCGTGTATCCGCAGACGCTCGACACCGGTGACCTCAGCCAGTACGACGCCATCCTCTTCGTGACCGGCGCCATTCCGCCGGTGCGACAGGGCGGCGGCGGGCGCGGTGGCATGGGCGGCGACGACGACGATGTGCCCGCCGAGTTCAGCCACATGACGGGCAGCATCACCGCGGAAACCACGATCCCGCGCCTGCGCCAGTACCTGGAGGCGGGCGGCACCATCGTGACGATCGGAAGCTCCACGAATCTCGCTCAGCACCTGGGTCTGCCGATCCATGATGCACTCGCCCGATCCGTCGACGGTCGCGAACAGTCGCCGCCCCGCTCGGAATACTACGTGCCTGGCTCGCTGCTCGACGTGCGTGTGGACAACACATTGCCAGTGGCGTACGGCATGCCGGATCGGGTGGATGTCATGTTCGACAACAGCCCGGTCATGCGCATCGAGGCGGGTGCCGACAACATCCGGCCCATCGCCTGGTTCGACTCGCCTTCGCCGCTGCGCAGCGGCTGGGCGTGGGGCGAGCGTGCGCTCGAGGGCGGAATCGCCATGGTCCAGGCCGACGTCGGCGACGGGCGCCTCTTCCTCTTCGGGCCCGAGGTCCTCTTCCGCGCCCAGCCGCACGGCACGTTCAGGTTCGTGTTCAACGGCCTGTATTCATCGGCCGGCACCGACGCCCGGATCCGGTGA
- a CDS encoding ATP-dependent 6-phosphofructokinase: protein MTKGTIAILTGGGDVPGLNPAIRAITVRATREGYRVIGIRRGWGGLVDMDPEKGADNSFNYQILTEEVVNRAGRTGGTFLHTSRTRPSHLPRSAMPAHLAETYRDDVNDVTPQVLRNLEHLGVDHLIPIGGDDTLSYAQRLHEEGVNVVAIPKTMDNDVPGTDYCIGFSTCVTRTIELTHRLRTSAGSHERFLVIEVFGRYAGFTALLPTMAGAADRCIIPEHAFDIERLAELMVYDRNRHPSRYAVALVSEGARMATQEGMSFEGGEADQYGHRKLGGIGDSVSAMLQDLSPRYNNGRKVNVVNQRLGYLVRSGDPDALDSIVPMAFGNLALDLILRGEFGRLVSVHNGRYDSVSIEVVTGTKKHVDVKKYYSTDRLRPIYDFWDKPLFIMTSDLPRG, encoded by the coding sequence GTGACGAAGGGCACGATCGCCATACTGACGGGCGGTGGAGACGTACCGGGACTGAATCCGGCCATCCGCGCCATTACCGTCCGGGCAACGAGGGAAGGATACCGCGTGATCGGAATCCGCCGGGGGTGGGGCGGACTGGTGGACATGGATCCGGAGAAGGGTGCGGACAACAGCTTCAACTACCAGATCCTGACGGAGGAGGTTGTCAATCGGGCGGGCCGCACAGGCGGCACGTTCCTGCACACGTCACGGACGCGCCCGAGCCATCTGCCGCGGAGCGCGATGCCCGCGCACCTTGCCGAGACGTACCGCGACGATGTGAATGACGTCACACCTCAGGTCCTGCGCAATCTCGAGCACCTGGGTGTCGATCATCTCATCCCGATCGGCGGCGATGACACGCTGAGTTACGCACAGCGGCTGCACGAGGAAGGGGTGAACGTCGTCGCAATTCCGAAGACCATGGACAATGACGTGCCGGGCACGGACTACTGCATCGGATTCAGCACGTGCGTGACGCGCACGATCGAGCTGACGCACCGTCTGCGTACGTCCGCCGGCTCCCATGAACGGTTCCTCGTGATCGAAGTGTTCGGTCGCTACGCCGGCTTCACGGCGCTCCTGCCGACCATGGCGGGTGCGGCCGACCGCTGCATCATCCCCGAGCACGCGTTCGACATCGAGCGCCTGGCCGAGTTGATGGTGTACGACCGGAACCGGCACCCGAGCCGCTATGCCGTCGCGCTCGTCTCGGAGGGCGCGCGCATGGCGACGCAGGAGGGAATGTCGTTCGAGGGAGGCGAGGCCGATCAGTACGGGCACCGCAAGCTGGGCGGTATCGGCGATTCGGTGTCTGCGATGCTGCAGGACCTCTCGCCGCGGTACAACAACGGCCGCAAGGTCAACGTCGTCAATCAGCGGCTCGGCTATCTGGTACGCTCGGGCGATCCCGACGCGCTCGACTCGATCGTGCCGATGGCATTCGGCAACCTGGCGCTCGACCTGATCCTGCGCGGGGAGTTCGGCCGGCTGGTGAGCGTGCACAACGGTCGCTACGACTCGGTCTCGATCGAGGTCGTCACGGGCACGAAGAAGCACGTTGACGTGAAGAAGTACTACAGCACGGACCGCCTGCGTCCGATCTACGACTTCTGGGACAAGCCGTTGTTCATCATGACGAGCGATCTGCCACGGGGGTAG
- a CDS encoding MFS transporter produces the protein MSTFENQIASTATEVALSGERYIPRRSVVSWVLYDLANTIFSLGIVSLYFSLWVQDAVGADRADMVYPLITAISMSIIFLVSPLLGAMTDRAPRRMPFLIASTMICVGCTMLLARWGFYTTAVLFIIANIAYQAGLQFYDALLPEVSTPENRGRIGGIGVGVGYLGSYLAIAIGSVIGVERAPELFTAIAVAFLVFAIPCFFFVRERGNPRTRPITFRMVPEATRETIRTLRSGREYPGLLRFLVGRVFYTDAINTVISIMGLYTVNVAVNTGLTQEEGRAKANLVLAVAITFAVIGGFVWGWLTDRYGPKRTLSWVLLSWMGIFIFAAVVGIAGLPLLPLYIVASAAGFALGGVWSADRPYMLRLTPPDRIGEFYGLYGMVGRFSAVTGPLIWAGMAFITIRTIGLQEHVGQGFGVLALLVLVIISYFILRRVTDEHRDWDALRGAARVEPIPTPVADRSS, from the coding sequence ATGTCGACCTTCGAGAACCAGATCGCCAGCACGGCCACCGAGGTCGCGCTGTCAGGGGAGAGGTATATTCCGCGCCGCTCGGTGGTGAGCTGGGTCCTCTACGACCTCGCCAACACCATCTTCTCGCTTGGCATTGTGTCACTCTATTTCTCGCTCTGGGTGCAGGACGCGGTGGGGGCCGATCGGGCCGACATGGTCTACCCGCTGATCACCGCGATCTCGATGTCGATCATCTTCCTGGTCTCCCCCCTGCTGGGGGCGATGACGGACCGCGCACCACGCAGGATGCCTTTCCTCATCGCGAGCACGATGATCTGCGTGGGATGTACCATGCTGCTCGCCCGCTGGGGCTTCTATACCACCGCCGTGCTTTTCATCATCGCCAACATCGCGTACCAGGCCGGCCTCCAGTTCTACGATGCTCTGCTCCCTGAGGTGAGTACGCCGGAGAATCGGGGACGTATCGGCGGTATCGGGGTCGGAGTCGGCTACCTCGGCTCCTATCTCGCCATCGCGATCGGCTCGGTCATTGGCGTCGAGCGTGCGCCGGAGCTGTTCACCGCGATCGCTGTCGCGTTCCTCGTTTTCGCGATACCGTGCTTCTTCTTCGTGCGCGAGCGGGGCAACCCCCGCACGCGTCCAATCACGTTCCGCATGGTCCCCGAGGCGACCCGGGAGACGATTCGTACGCTCCGCTCCGGCCGCGAGTATCCCGGCCTGCTGCGCTTCCTCGTCGGCCGCGTCTTCTACACGGACGCGATCAACACGGTCATCTCGATCATGGGACTGTACACAGTCAACGTCGCGGTGAACACAGGACTCACTCAGGAGGAGGGCAGGGCCAAGGCGAATCTCGTGCTCGCCGTGGCCATCACATTTGCCGTCATTGGCGGGTTCGTGTGGGGCTGGCTTACGGACCGTTACGGCCCGAAGCGCACGCTGAGCTGGGTGCTGCTCAGCTGGATGGGCATCTTCATCTTCGCGGCGGTCGTCGGCATCGCCGGCCTGCCGCTCCTGCCGCTTTATATCGTCGCGTCCGCTGCCGGCTTCGCGCTCGGAGGCGTCTGGTCCGCCGATCGCCCCTACATGCTGCGTCTCACGCCGCCCGACCGCATTGGCGAGTTCTACGGACTCTACGGCATGGTCGGCCGCTTCTCCGCCGTCACCGGTCCCCTGATCTGGGCGGGCATGGCATTCATCACCATCCGAACGATCGGATTGCAGGAGCACGTCGGCCAGGGTTTCGGCGTCCTCGCTCTGCTCGTCCTCGTGATCATCTCCTACTTCATCCTGCGCCGTGTCACCGACGAGCACCGCGACTGGGACGCACTGAGGGGCGCTGCGCGTGTTGAGCCGATTCCTACCCCCGTGGCAGATCGCTCGTCATGA